A section of the Festucalex cinctus isolate MCC-2025b chromosome 7, RoL_Fcin_1.0, whole genome shotgun sequence genome encodes:
- the chd4b gene encoding chromodomain-helicase-DNA-binding protein 4 isoform X3 produces MSDVEEAPKSKKKKKAKKSSRESRSNKRQRAVREELPLSSPEHLIGGDATERDPDEVVLRSDSDGSDYAPGRKKKKRSSSTKDKKKSSASAEKGGSSKSKRKDPEPDDDDDDDDDCQPKSSSQMLEAWGMKDIDHVFTQEDYNSLTNYKAFSQFVRPLIAAKNPKIAVSKMMTLMMAKWREFSTNNPHKGSASANAALAAANVAAAVENMVVAGPDRAADGGSAPTDAAAATAQTPPAAPAAAPPPPPPPLRKAKTKEGKGPNARKKSKSKVQPKPKPKKVAPLKIKLGGLNSKRKRSSSDEDEPDADSDFDESNFSVSEGSNRSSRSKKKSKSAKKKKKVETEDGDGYETDHQDYCEVCQQGGEIILCDTCPRAYHMVCLDPDMEKAPEGKWSCPHCEKEGIQWEAREDLSDAEVDDEDDRQDDGAEEEDDHHIEYCRVCKDGGELLCCDTCPSSYHIHCLNPPLPEIPNGEWICPRCKCPPMKGKVQKVITWRWGELPSPTPVPRPADLPADAPDPPPLVGRREREFFVKWCNMSYWHCSWVLELQLELNCQVMFRNYQRKTDMDDPPPVDFGGEGDDDKSTKRKNKDPLFVHMEAEFYRYGVKMEWLMIHRILNHSVDRKGNVHYLIKWRDLAYDQSTWENEDMDIPEFDLYKQTYWNHRELMIGDEGRPGKKLKKPVKIKKTERPPANPVVDPTIKFDRQPDYLDSTGGTLHPYQLEGLNWLRFSWAQATDTILADEMGLGKTVQTAVFLYSLYKEGHSKGPFLVSAPLSTIINWEREFEMWAPDMYVVTYVGDKDSRAVIRENEFSFEGNAIRGGKKASKMKKDSTVKFHVLLTSYELITIDQAVLGSIEWACLVVDEAHRLKNNQSKFFRVLNNYPLQHKLLLTGTPLQNNLEELFHLLNFLTPERFNNLEGFLEEFADIAKEDQIKKLHDMLGPHMLRRLKADVFKHMPSKTELIVRVELSPMQKKYYKFILTRNFEALNTRGGGNQVSLLNVVMDLKKCCNHPYLFPAAATEAPKLPNGMYEGLALTKASGKLMLLHKMMKKLKEGGHRVLVFSQMTKMLDLLEDFLENEGYKYERIDGGVTGNMRQEAIDRFNAPGAPQFAFLLSTRAGGLGINLASADTVIIYDSDWNPHNDIQAFSRAHRIGQNRKVMIYRFVTKASVEERITQVAKKKMMLTHLVVRPGLGSKTGSMSKQELDDILKFGTEELFKDEAGEGDNKEDDSSVIHYDDQAIDRLLDRNQDATDDTEIQSMNEYLSSFKVAQYVVKDEEDEEEEVEREVIKQEESVDPDYWEKLLRHHYEQQQEDLARNLGKGKRTRKPVNYNDGSQEDRGIRQDWQEDQSDNQSDYSVASEEGDEDFDERAEANARRPSRKGLRNDRDKPLPPLLARVGGNIEVLGFNARQRKAFLNAVMRYGMPPQDAFTNQWLVRDLRGKSEKEFKAYVSLFMRHLCEPGADGAETFADGVPREGLSRQHVLTRIGVMSLIRKKVQEFEHVNGQWSMPWMAELEENKRAAALAAGEDPKTPSSGTPADTQPNTPVPEDLSRSEDKEDIKKDAEDTKLARNANDPEIIEIPDESDKSPASENKDDDPAGKEDKEKETRGGDEGNEPDDLSKGREEKSDKGAPPDLKGEGTEGKTDEEDRSKTEEAKDEKMDTEKDQQEDKDGVKPEESSRLQNGDNTREAALSMLNVSEEKRKASKQRFMFNIADGGFTELHSLWQNEERAATVTKKTFEIWHRRHDYWLLAGIIQHGYARWQDVQNDVRFAILNEPFKGEMSRGNFLEIKNKFLARRFKLLEQALVIEEQLRRAAYLNMTEDPAHPSMALNTRFSEVECLAESHQHLSKESMSGNKPANAVLHKVLKQLEELLSDMKADVTRLPATIARIPPVAVRLQMSERNILSRLASRGPEVSAQNQSQSVQQLQVSR; encoded by the exons ATGTCCGACGTGGAAGAGGCTCCCAagtccaagaagaagaagaaggccaAGAAGAGCAGCAGGGAGAGCAGAAGCAACAAGAGGCAGAGAGCCGTCAGAGAG GAGTTGCCGCTGAGCTCTCCCGAGCACCTAATCGGAGGCGATGCAACGGAGAGGGACCCGGATGAGGTCGTCCTGCGCTCGGACAGTGACGGAAGCGACTACGCCCCagggaggaagaagaaaaaacgctCCAGCTCCACCAAAGACAAGAAGAAATCCAGCGCGTCTGCGGAGAAAGGGGGCTCATCCAAGAGCAAACGCAAAGATCCGGAGccggatgatgatgacgatgacgatgatgactgCCAG CCGAAAAGCTCTTCCCAGATGCTGGAGGCCTGGGGAATGAAAGACATCGACCACGTCTTTACTCAGGAAGACTACAACTCCCTCACCAACTACAAGGCCTTCAGTCAGTTTGTCAG GCCCTTGATTGCAGCCAAGAACCCCAAAATCGCTGTGTCCAAGATGATGACTTTAATGATGGCCAAATGGAGGGAGTTTAGCACAAACAACCCTCATAAG GGCTCGGCGTCCGCCAACGCAGCCCTGGCGGCCGCCAACGTGGCTGCAGCGGTGGAGAACATGGTGGTGGCTGGGCCAGACAGAGCGGCCGACGGTGGTAGCGCACCCACCGACGCCGCCGCTGCTACTGCTCAGACGCCGCCCGCTGCTCCGGCGGcagccccgccgccgccgccgccacctctcCGCAAGGCTAAAACCAAAGAAGGCAAAG GCCCTAACGCCCGTAAAAAGTCCAAGTCTAAAGTTCAACCAAAGCCCAAACCCAAGAAGGTGGCTCCACTCAAGATCAAACTGGGAGGCCTGAACAGCAAGAGGAAGCGCTCATCT AGTGACGAGGATGAGCCCGATGCCGACAGCGACTTTGACGAGAGCAACTTCTCCGTGTCAGAAGGCTCCAACCGCAGCAGCCGCAGCAAGAAGAAGTCCAAGAGtgccaagaaaaagaaaaaag TGGAGACGGAGGATGGTGACGGCTACGAGACGGACCACCAGGACTACTGTGAGGTGTGCCAGCAGGGAGGAGAGATCATTCTGTGCGACACCTGCCCCAGGGCTTATCACATGGTCTGCTTGGACCCTGACATGGAGAAGGCACCCGAGGGCAAGTGGAGTTGCCCGCATTGT GAGAAGGAGGGCATCCAGTGGGAGGCCAGGGAAGACCTCTCTGACGCCGAAGTGGACGACGAGGACGACAGGCAGGACGACGGCGCCGAGGAAGAGGACGACCACCACATCGAGTATTGCAGGGTGTGCAAGGACGGAGGGGAGCTTCTTTGCTGCGACACTTGCCCCTCGTCCTATCACATCCACTGTCTCAACCCGCCCCTCCCCGAGATCCCCAACGGCGAGTGGATCTGCCCCCGATGCAAG TGCCCACCAATGAAGGGTAAAGTCCAGAAGGTTATAACATGGCGTTGGGGTGAGCTGCCTTCCCCCACGCCCGTCCCCCGGCCCGCTGACCTGCCTGCTGACGCTCCTGATCCCCCACCGTTGGTTGGCCGCAGGGAGAGGGAGTTCTTTGTAAAATGGTGCAATATGTCCTATTGGCACTGCTCATGGGTGCTGGAGCTACAG TTGGAGCTGAACTGCCAGGTGATGTTCCGCAACTACCAGAGGAAGACCGACATGGACGATCCGCCGCCCGTGGACTTTGGCGGCGAGGGCGACGACGACAAGAGCACCAAGAGGAAGAACAAAGATCCTCTCTTTGTCCACATGGAGGCGGAGTTCTACCGCTACGGAGTCAAGATGGAGTGGCTGATGATCCACCGCATCCTCAACCACAG TGTGGACAGGAAAGGTAACGTGCACTACCTGATCAAATGGCGAGATCTGGCCTACGACCAGTCGACGTGGGAGAACGAAGACATGGACATCCCAGAGTTTGACCTTTACAAGCAGACTTATTGGAATCACAG AGAATTAATGATTGGTGATGAGGGCAGACCCGGTAAGAAGCTGAAGAAGCCTGTCAAAATTAAGAAGACGGAGCGTCCACCTGCTAACCCAGTGGTAGAT CCTACAATCAAGTTTGACCGTCAGCCCGACTACCTGGACAGCACCGGGGGCACTCTTCACCCCTACCAGCTGGAGGGCTTGAACTGGCTCAGGTTTTCTTGGGCACAGGCCACCGACACCATCCTTGCCGATGAAATGGGCTTAGGCAAGACTGTCCAGACCGCCGTCTTCCTCTACTCTCTTTACAAAGAG GGTCACTCCAAAGGTCCCTTCCTGGTTAGCGCACCACTTTCCACCATCATCAACTGGGAGCGAGAGTTCGAGATGTGGGCCCCGGACATGTACGTGGTCACGTATGTTGGTGACAAGGACAGCAGGGCTGTCATCCGCGAGAACGAGTTCTCCTTCGAAGGGAACGCCATCCGAGGTGGGAAAAAGGCATCCAAGATGAAG AAAGACTCGACAGTTAAGTTTCATGTCCTGCTGACATCCTATGAGCTGATTACCATTGACCAGGCTGTGCTTGGCTCCATTGAATGGGCCTGTCTGGTGGTGGACGAGGCTCACAGGCTGAAAaacaaccagtccaag TTCTTCCGAGTGTTGAACAACTACCCACTGCAACACAAGCTGCTGCTGACCGGCACGCCTCTTCAGAATAACCTGGAGGAGCTCTTCCACTTGCTTAACTTCCTGACTCCGGAGAGATTCAA CAACTTGGAAGGCTTCTTGGAGGAATTTGCCGACATAGCCAAAGAGGACCAGATCAAGAAGCTCCACGACATGCTGGGCCCGCACATGCTCAGGAGGCTGAAGGCTGACGTCTTCAAACACATGCCATCCAAGACTGAACTCATTGTCAGAGTGGAGCTTAGCCCCATGCAGAA GAAATACTACAAGTTTATTTTAACGCGGAATTTCGAGGCCTTGAACACCCGCGGAGGAGGAAACCAGGTCTCTCTGCTGAATGTGGTGATGGATCTGAAAAAGTGCTGCAATCATCCATACCTCTTTCCTGCTGCTGCCACC GAGGCCCCAAAACTTCCAAACGGCATGTATGAGGGCTTGGCTCTGACCAAGGCGTCTGGCAAGCTGATGCTCTTGCACAAGATGATGAAGAAGCTGAAGGAAGGAGGTCACAGAGTGCTGGTTTTCTCGCAGATGACCAAAATGCTCGACTTGCTGGAGGACTTCCTGGAAAACGAGGGCTACAAATACGAGAGAATCGACGGCGGAGTCACCGGCAACATGCGGCAGGAAGCCATTGACCGCTTTAATG ctCCTGGTGCTCCCCAGTTTGCCTTTCTCCTCTCAACTCGAGCAGGAGGTTTGGGTATCAATCTTGCTTCTGCAGACACCGTTATCATCTATGACTCTGACTGGAACCCTCACAATGACATCCAG GCGTTCAGCAGAGCTCACCGTATTGGCCAGAACAGGAAGGTGATGATCTATCGTTTTGTGACCAAAGCGTCCGTAGAGGAGAGGATCACACAG gttgcaaagaaaaaaatgatgctCACCCACTTGGTTGTGCGACCCGGGCTCGGCTCCAAGACTGGTTCCATGTCCAAGCAGGAACTGGACGATATCCTCAAATTTGGAACCGAGGAGTTGTTTAAGGATGAGGCTGGAGAAG GGGATAACAAGGAGGACGACAGCAGCGTGATCCACTACGACGACCAAGCCATCGATCGTTTGCTGGACCGGAACCAGGACGCCACAGACGACACTGAGATTCAGAGCATGAACGAATACCTCAGCTCCTTTAAAGTTGCCCAGTACGTGGTCAAAGACGAGGAAGATGAG GAGGAGGAAGTGGAACGGGAAGTGATCAAGCAGGAGGAAAGCGTCGACCCCGACTACTGGGAGAAGCTGCTTCGTCATCACTATGAGCAGCAGCAAGAGGATCTGGCCCGCAATCTGGGCAAAGGCAAACGAACTCGAAAGCCGGTTAACTACAATGACGGTTCTCAGGAGGACCGAGGTATAAGACAGG ATTGGCAAGAGGACCAATCCGACAACCAGTCTGATTACTCGGTGGCGTCGGAGGAGGGCGACGAGGACTTCGACGAGCGTGCTGAAG CAAACGCCCGACGGCCGAGCCGCAAAGGGTTAAGAAACGACCGGGACAAGCCTCTGCCTCCGCTCCTGGCCCGAGTGGGAGGAAACATCGAG GTTCTGGGCTTCAACGCACGGCAGAGGAAGGCTTTCCTGAATGCGGTGATGCGCTACGGGATGCCTCCGCAGGATGCCTTCACCAACCAGTGGCTTGTCAGGGACCTTCGAGGGAAGTCCGAGAAGGAATTCaa GGCTTACGTGTCTCTGTTCATGAGGCACCTGTGTGAGCCGGGAGCCGATGGAGCTGAGACTTTTGCGGATGGCGTCCCACGTGAGGGTCTGTCCAGGCAACATGTGCTCACTCGCATTGGTGTTATGTCCCTCATAAGGAAAAAG GTGCAGGAATTTGAGCACGTGAATGGTCAGTGGTCCATGCCTTGGATGGCAGAACTGGAAGAAAACAAGAGGGCGGCCGCTTTGGCCGCGGGCGAAGATCCCAAGACCCCTTCGAGTGGGACGCCTGCGGATACGCAACCGAACACTCCTGTGCCAG AGGATCTATCAAGATCAGAGGACAAAGAGGACATTAAGAAGGATGCGGAGGACACCAAATTAGCCAGAAATGCAAACGATCCAGAG ATTATTGAAATCCCAGACGAGTCCGACAAGTCGCCAGCCTCTGAAAACAAAGATGACGATCCTGCGGGGAAGGAGGACAAAGAGAAGGAGACGCGAGGTGGAGATGAAGGCAACGAGCCCGACGACCTGAGCAAGGGCCGAGAGGAGAAGAGTGACAAGGGTGCTCCTCCTGATCTCAAAGGTGAAGGAACAGAGGGCAAAACAGATGAGGAGGATCGATCTAAAA ctGAAGAGGCTAAAGATGAAAAGATGGACACGGAGAAAG ATCAACAAGAGGACAAAGATGGCGTGAAACCGGAGGAATCGAGCCGACTTCAGAATGGAGACAACACCAGAGAAGCAGCTTTGTCCATGCTGAATGTGAGTGAGGAGAAGAGGAAAGCCAGCAAGCAGAGGTTCATGTTCAACATAGCAGACGGCGGGTTCACAG AGCTTCACTCCCTCTGGCAGAATGAGGAGAGGGCAGCGACCGTCACTAAGAAGACCTTTGAGATTTGGCACCGTCGTCACGACTACTGGCTCCTAGCTGGCATCATACA ACACGGCTACGCTCGATGGCAGGACGTGCAGAACGACGTAAGGTTCGCCATCCTCAACGAGCCCTTCAAGGGGGAAATGAGCAGGGGCAACTTCCTGGAGATCAAGAACAAGTTCCTGGCACGCAGGTTCAAG TTACTAGAGCAGGCGTTAGTAATCGAGGAGCAGCTACGCCGCGCGGCCTACctcaacatgacggaggacccgGCCCACCCCTCCATGGCGCTCAACACGCGCTTCAGCGAGGTGGAGTGTCTGGCCGAGTCCCACCAGCACCTCAGCAAGGAGTCCATGTCGGGAAACAAGCCAGCCAATGCAGTGCTGCATAAAG TTCTCAAACAGCTGGAGGAGCTGCTGAGCGACATGAAGGCGGACGTCACGCGCCTCCCGGCCACCATCGCCAGGATCCCGCCCGTGGCCGTGCGGCTGCAAATGTCCGAGAGGAACATCCTCAGCAGGCTGGCCAGCCGCGGGCCCGAGGTGAGCGCCCAGAACCAGTCGCAGAGCGTGCAGCAGTTGCAGGTTTCGCGCTGA